The nucleotide window GTTTTTGTACACCATCATGTGATGAGGGCAGTTCATCGGTCTTAATACTAACTGTTCATTATCCATATCCATCACCGGGAACATATCGTCCTGATAGTGGTCCCAGTGGCCGGAAGTTTTATAAAGCTCGACACTTCCCATTACCGGAGTGTAAACATGGTCATAGCCGAGGCTGACTTCTTTATCGACAATATAGCGCTCAATGATGCGGCGGATCGTCGCGCCTTTCGGAAGCCAAAGCGGAAGTCCCTGTCCAACCTTCTGCGAGTTTGTGAACAGGCTAAGCTCTTTGCCAAGCTTGCGGTGGTCGCGTTCCTTCGCTTCTTCAAGCAGTCTTAAGTGCTCTTTCAGGTCTTCCTTTTTGAAAAATGCTGTTCCGTAAATACGCTGCAGCATCTTGTTATCGCTGTCGCCGCGCCAGTAGGCACCGGCAATGCTCAGCAATTTAAATTCCTTCAGCTTGCCAGTTGATGGAACATGGACTCCGCGGCAAAGGTCTACAAAATCGCCCTGCTCATAAAGAGTGACTTTTTCATCGGCCGGAATTGCTTCAATCAATTCAAGCTTATATGGGTCACCAAGCTCCTTGAAGAATTTGACAGCCTCCTCACGACTTACCTCTTTACGGACAATCTCAATGTTCTCATTGATGATTTTCTTCATTTCCTTTTCAATTTCCGGCAAATCTTCCGGTGAAAGGGAATGCTCCATATCGATATCATAGTAGAATCCGCCTTCAATCACCGGTCCTACTCCGAGGTTCACATCTTTATACAGGCGTTTGACTGCCTGTGCCATTAAGTGGGCTGTACTGTGGCGCAGGATTTCTAGTGCTTCCGGGTGTTCCGGAGTGATGATTTCAATTGAAGCATCTTCCTCGATTGGTCTCCTGAAATCATACGGATTTCCATTCACCATACCGGCAATGGCTTTTTTCTTAAGGCCCGGGCTGATTGAACCGGCAATGTCTTCAGTTGTTGTGCCTGCAGGAAACTCCTTCACTGCTCCGTCTGGAAACGATATTTTCAACATGTCTGCCATTGGCTTTTCCTCCTTTTGAAATGTGGCGCATATTTGCGCAAAAAATAAAAAAACCCGTCCCTGAAACAGGGACGAGTTTGATCACACGTGGTTCCACCCAATTCCCACTCTTGCGCATAAAGAACGCAGGAATGGCTCTGGTTGCGATAACGGCTTCTGCCGCCAGCCAATACTTGCCTTACAGGCGTTCATAGCTGGAGTTCAGAGGTGGTAAGCGTTTCTTTAGTGTTAGGAAGTTTTCAGCCGTGCCTTCCCTCTCTGCAAACCTTTCAAGAATGCCCATATCCTCATCATTACATTTACTATTGTTTTAGTATGTACGTAATTATAGTTTGTAATGTTTTGAAAATCAAGTGGGCTATCGTATATTTTCATGATCCTCATTGAAAAAATCCAATCTTTCCTCTTCGAAAACGGAAATTGGCTTAATCTTGACCCGCTCTTCAAAAAGGTTGATAATGGTCCGCACTAATGGCTGGTGCGAATCATCGGTATACAGGAAAATCGTCTGTGGCGCGATCGACAGGAGCGGCGCAATCGTTCCGGAATCGACGTAGACCGGGTGATTGACAAGCAGCCTCCGGTCAATCGTTTTAAACAGCTCGCTCCGCTTCATTTCCGTGAACTCTTGATTAAAAAATGTCATGTTTTCTTCGATGACCAAGTACAAATATGGCATTTGCGGTTTTCTGCCTTTCAGAAAACTTCTCAATGTATGAAGGAACACCTGATACTCCTGTTCCATTTTATACTCATCGATTGCGACCTCTGCCCAATTCGAAAGCTGCTCAAAATATGATTTTAGCCTGAATACGACAAAGGAATCGAATGAAAATGAGACTCTCTCATCAAGTATTTCATTGATTGCTTTTTTAACGATCCCTGGTTCTTCGGCACCCTCCATAAAAGGTGCCAGATCCTTTCGGTTCCCTTCCATGACAGAGTAAATGATATCAAGGATTTGATCCTGCTCTTCACTTTCCGTGTAATAAAAAGATTCTGCAAGGATGTTTCTTAACCAGTCATCCCGTTTCAGCTTAAGAATAAAATCATATACACATTTCTTCAGTTCCGGTATTTTTTCTTTCATAAAAAAATCTTCTGGAATCAGGACTCTATTTTGATCTTCATTAAGAAGAATTGAATTCTTTTCCTGCAACGAAGCAAGCCTGGCGACTAAGTGATGGTATAAATTCCAGGCATCCTGCTTTTTTTGGAAGATGATTTCAATCAACCATATCCCCCCTTTTAAATAATCCCTGATTATATATATGGGGGACTTGGACAATTTAGAAGTATCCATATCGCCGCTGGATGATTAAAGCGCAAAAAAAATAGGCTGCAGCCTGTTTCGCTGCAGCCTATTGCTATACTCTTCGATTCTTTCCTTCTACTTTAACCGGCTGTGCCAGGTACTTGATCCGTTCCATGATCCTCGCTGCCTTCAGCTGTTCCTCTTCTCCCCGCTGGCTGTGGGTCAGATGGTGTTCAAGCCCGCTAAGGTCGAAGTTGGAAGTAAAGAAGGTTGGAAGGTTCTCAAGCATGCGGAATTGCAGGATTGTTCCAAGGATTTCATCCCTCGCCCAGCTGCTCATCGTTTCCGCTCCGATATCATCAAGCATCAGGACATCAGATTTTTTGATTGCTTCCAGCTTGTCGTTGACCGAATGATCCCCGATCGCATTCTTCATTTCCCTGAAAAACTCCGGAACATATACAATCAAGGAACTGACCTGTTTCTGTGCCAATTCATTCGCAATGGCGCCAAGCAGGTATGACTTACCCGTTCCGAACGGCCCATGCAGGAACAAACCTTTTTGCTTCTGGCCGGATTCATAATTCTCAACAAAATCCTTCGCCATTTTTATGGCCTTGAATCTCCCCGCGTCATCAAGCTCAATATCCCCGAATGACGCTTTCAGGATTTCCTTCGGCACATATATGCTGTTAATCAGCCGGGCGTTCTTTTGCTGCTCATCGTACATGACCTTCTTTTTACAGCGGTCATATTTGACATCAATGTAATTCCCTTTGATGAAAAGCTGTGGTTCATAGCCTTTGATCATATTCTTGCAGGCTGCGAGACTTTCGCATTTATCACAGTCCTTGCTCTGGGTAGAAAATTCATACAGTTTGGACATGCTGCCGTCAAGCATTTCCCTGGTGATATAGTCCGCATTTTCATCGAGGAATTGCTTTATATGCTGATCCTGCATGACCTGTCTTTTAAGTGTTTCATAACGTTCCTGGAAGTTTTGGTTATTAGCAAGCTTCTTCAGCGTTTCATTTATGTTTTGCAACTGAATCACCTCCCGGATTTGTATTTTTTCAGTTCTTCTTCAAGCTTTTTCTTTTCTATTTCAAAGTCAGGGTCCACTCCGGCAGCAGAACTTTGCTGCTGGTCTGGTCCATTCTCGCTCTTTTTCTCAAACCAGTCCGGCAAGACTTCCTTGCGTACAGGTTTCCGTTTTCCTGAAGCAGCGGTCGTTTTCTTTCCTTCTGCCCAATCGAGGTATTGCCTGTGCTCACTTTTCGCCAGCTCCATGGCATCCCTTACAGTCGAGATTTTCTTCCTCGACCAGTGGCTGGCGATTTTCTCAATATAGCCTTTGGCCAGCTTCATATCCGTTCTGATCATAACATATTGGACCAAAACATTCACGACACCCGGAAGCAGCTTTTGCTTGAACATCACTTCTTCGATGATCTGCAGGTCAGATTTTGAAGGCACGGCACCGCCTGATAAGTCGATCAGCAGTTGTCTTGGTGATGTTTTTTCAAAATAGAGAACCAATTCCTCTTCTTTTGTTTTTGGCTTCTCGATTCCAGCTTTGTGCTGAAGAGGCTGGGTCCGGTCCAAGAGTGCCGGCAACTGGTCCTGGTATTCAAATTGGTACCAGTCCCGGGCCGCCTTTCTCAGCTCCTCGATATCGATTTCATTATCAGCTGTTACGGCACTCAAGACGATATTCTTCATCTTCAACGCATCAATTCCATAAAGGAAGGCGAGATTGCTGACCGCTTCTTTGACCTTCGTTGTAAAAGCTTTTTTGGGGATCAAAGAATCCTGAAGACCTCCCAATAACAGATCGAAATTAAATTCCGAAGGGTCAATCTGTATTTTGTCAGACTCCCTCCTGCCGATGAAGGATTGTGCTTCATCCTCTCCAAGGTCGGCAGCTGAATCACTATTATGCATGAGTGCTTGAGGAGGAACAGACAGGAACACATCCTGAAAAGCCCGGGTAATTTCAGAATATCCCTCCTCTGCCTCGGGCAGCTTGTCACTGAAAAACCGTTTAAGCCTCAAAAACTGATTCTTTCCGATTTTTCGATACAGATAGACATTCAGCATGCCATCCAGGAAAAATTGTTCAGGAGTCAACGGCGGCTGTAATTCATAAATGAATGAACGGCCATCTTCACTATTTTTGACATATGTCTTCAGCAAACCCATCCCCTCAAGCTTCTGGCGGGCGTGATAAATCTCCTTCAAATTCATATCCATGATTGTCATCAGGTTATGATGGGTACCAGACTGTGACCATAGCCGATTCTCTTCAAGTTCGGCCCATAAGGTCATATAAAGGCTCAAACAAGCTGGCCCAATCAACGGCTGGTACAAAAAGGTGAGCACCTTGCGATCATAATCATGCAGCAGGCCGCCGGATGCAACAATATATTGGTCTACAGGCAAAGTCTCCTGCCAATGCTGAGCCATCCTATTCCCCTCCACTCTATCCGGTTAAAAACTATAACAATACCACTATGCTGAAAATCAAATCGTTCACGCGCGCCTTAAAAAGAGCCGAAGTTTCCTTCAGCTCCCTCATGGAAAAGCGTAAGCGCCTGATCAGCCCCGACAAGCGTTGGGGCCTGGCAGTGAAGTCGCTCTTTGACTTCATTGACAGGACCGAAACGTCTCGAGGGGCTAGGCGCTGGAGCTAGACAATTCTCTAAGTGAAAATTTATAAAGCGCAAGCGCCCTGGTAAATATACTTCATTGGTCTGGACCCCAGCTTTATCATTGTTCTTTCTTCAATAACTCTTTTAATTCATCGATGAATACATTGATATCCTTGAACTGCCGGTAAACAGAGGCGAAACGGACATAGGCGACTTCATCGATCTTAGCCAGCCTGTCCATCACCATCTCGCCCACTGCTTCGCTCTTGACTTCGGATACTCCATGGCTTCGCAATTCTTTTTCCACCTCGGAGACCAGATCCTCAAGCTCTTTTAGGGCGACCGGTCTTTTTTCACACGCTTTCAGCAAACCGCGAAGGAGTTTCTCCCGATTGAACTCCTCGCGAGTACCTTCTTTTTTTACAACAATCAATGGGATTTCTTCAACTTTCTCAAAAGTGGTAAAGCGAAATCCGCAAGCTTCACATTCACGTCTGCGTCGAATTGATCGGCTATCGTCAACCGGTCTTGAATCAAGAACCCGGGTAGAGTTATTTTGGCAAGTTGGACATTTCATCTCGATCAGCTCCGAATATTTTGAAATATAGAATGAGCGAAGGACCATTCGCTTTATCCACCAATACGTCCATAAGCATTATCCTTACTATTATCTTATAAAAAAGAAGCTGATGGGACAAGAGGGACTATTGATTCCCATATTTACCTGAACCGATGAACGTAAGTGTTTTATCCAATTTTCCATATACCTTGATTACTTCTTGTCTCAATGCAGGATTGATTCCTGCCATAGAAAACTTTTCCGTGGAGATATGTAAATCGACCGCTGTCTCAAAGGGTTTTGTCGTAATGACAGTCGCGGTTAAAAAACTCCTGACCCTGCCGTTTAGCTCAGCTGAGATTTCTCCATGTTCCTTTGATACACTTGTGATCCGGGCTGCAGGGTCAGCTTTAAGCAGATCCTCGACTGATTGGAAAACCTGATTAAAATTTGCTTTATAGTAATGGGTCCGCAATTGTTCATCGCTGTTATTTTCACTCGTCCCGCTGAATTTCTCGTATCTTCCTGTTATGGATTTCAAAAAAGACATCAAAAATCCTCCTGCAGATTATTTCTATTTACAGTTTACCTTAATTTTCGCACAAAATAAAAAGAGGTGTATCACTACACCCCTTGTAATTTTTCATATTTTCAATTATAGAGCCTTCGCTTGTGCCTGTTTCACATGCACTGGACCCATGCCGCGTGGGATTTCGATATTCTCACGTGTTTGAGCGCTAAGAGCTTCAGCAATATAGTCAGCTGCAATATTAGGATCGAGATCGCCGCAAGTGTAAACATCAATGCTGGCGTACCCGTGCTCCGGGAAGCTGTGAATAGTTAAATGAGATTCAGAGATAATGACAACTCCGCTTACACCCTGTGGTGCAAATTTGTGGAAAGCCACTTCGCGGATTTCAGCACCAGATTTCAAAGCTGCTGAAACGAAAGTTTGTTCAATAAAGTTCATATCATTCAATTTTTCAAAGTCGCAACCCCAAAGTTCAGAAATTACATGACGACCCATTGTTTCCATATTCAATTTCCCCCTCTAACAATATTAGAATGAAATTCCTAGTTTCAATGGTATCTTAACTACCACGGGGGAAAGTTAGTCCAGAGAGGTCCTAACCCTTTAAGTAGCCAATTGGTACCGTTATTAAGAAGTTCACGATGACTAGTATACTTTGTTTATATTTTTTTTGCAACACATGAAAATAAAATTTTTTCAATGAATTTCAGCATGCTATATCAAAAGGTTTTTAGATAGCTATTTTAAGGATATCCCCGGGAATCGATTGATTACCTTTGTAAGATTAAAGAGGTTTTTCTGAAGAGGGAAGACGGTAATCTGATACAACACGAAAGCGTCATTAAACAAGCCTGCCGGGAGCGGCAGGCTTGTTTAATGACTATTCTAATTATCCAACTTTCACGGCGGGTGAAGCCGACATTGCCTGGGCAACATGCTTTGTCAGGTCTACCACCCTGCTTGAGTATCCCCATTCATTGTCATACCACGCAAGTACCTTGACTTTGTTGGCGCCAATGACCATTGTAGACAGTCCATCAATGATCGCTGAGTGCTCATTTGTGTTGAAATCGATGGATACAAGTGGATCTGTTGTAATATCCAGTATACCCTTAAGCTTTCCTTTTGCGGCAGAATAGAACGCATCGTTCACCTCATCCACAGTTACCTCTCGCTTCAAGTCAACAACCAGGTCTACAAGTGAAACGTTTGGCGTCGGCACCCTTAATGACATGCCGTGAAGCTTTCCTTTCAACTGCGGAAGAACAAGGGAAAGCGCCTTTGCCGCCCCTGTTGAAGTAGGGATGATTGATTGGCCGCAAGAACGCGCCCTGCGCAAATCCTTGTGCGGATTATCGATATTATTTTGGTCATTTGTATAGGCATGAACAGTTGTCATCAATCCGTTTTCAATTCCGAAAGTATCATCCAGAATTTTTGCGACAGGTGCCAGGCAGTTCGTTGTGCATGAAGCATTGGAAATGATCTCATGTTCTTCAATTTTTAATGCGCTTTCATTTACGCCCATCACAATCGTAATATCTTCATTTGTGCCCGGTGCTGTTATAATGACCTTCTTTGCGCCTGCTTCCAGATGAAGTGCAGCCTTGTCACGTGAGTTGAACTTTCCTGTGGCCTCTATGACAATATCAACCTGCATTTCTTTCCACGGAAGCTCAGCAGGATTGCGATTGCTCAAAAGTTTGACAGTTTTCCCATTGACTACTAGGTGATCATCAGCAGGGATAATCTCACCTGCAAATTGACCATGGGTTGAATCATATTTAATCAAATGCGCCAGTGTTTCAGCCGGATAGCTCGCATTAATCGCTACAACCTCAAGATTTTCCTCAAGAATGGCTCTTCTGAATACCATTCTGCCAATTCTCCCAAAACCGTTTATCGCTATTCTCGCCTTCATTGTACGGCCCCTTCCGAATTAGTGTTATACTTAATAACCCTTTGTTATGGTATTAGTATAACATATTAAAAATTATTTGTGATATATAATTGCACACATTTAAAATTTAAAATAATTCTGATAATAATTATCAGTAAAGACAAGTATTTCTTGAGTGGATTTTATTGAAACAAAGATTAAAAATCCTGAAACAAAGATGATATTGAGCCAACAGGTATTTATTTGGGCTGTAACAGGGGTATAACCGGAAGCTCGGCCATAGCGGAAGGTGTACTGACCAGAAGGGCTTTTAGTAATATGGCAATAACCAGGTTAACGGCAAAAGAAAAAAGAGCCTATTCGGCTCTTTAGATTCCCCATTTATTCAGGATTTTCTTCAATTGCTGCCTTGATTGCTCAATTGTTCCTGTGTTGTCGATGACTTCATCTGCCAAATCCACTTTATCCTTCAAAGGCATCTGCGACTTGATCCTTGAAAGTGCTTCATCTTCGGAGAAACCATTCCTGGACATCAGCCTCTCCAGTTGGGTCTTCTCATCCACGTAGACAACGATGATCTTTTCGACCAGGCCTGTGAGCTTGCTTTCAAACAGCAATGGTATGTCCAGGACCACTGCTTTTTCATTGGCAGCTTCAGCTTGCTGCCTTTTCATGGCCATCCTCTCACGTACGGCGGGATGGACGATTGAGTTGAGCAGCAACCTTTTTTCCTCATTGTTAAAAATGATCGACCCTAAGGCAGGGCGATTGATAGTGCCATCTTCTTCTAAAACTTCTGTGCCAAAATGGCTGACAATATCATTGTATGCTTTTTCTCCTGGCTCAACAGCAAGCCTCGCTTCGATATCAGCATCGATCACAGTGATGCCAAGCTCAGTGAACATGGCCGATACCGTGCTTTTCCCGCTCGCTATACTTCCGGTTAATCCAATGATTAATGACATTTGTTTTATCCTTTCAAACAGACCGCTAAAGCTTGAGCAGTCCAATTATGATCAATAAGATTCCAGGTACGAATGAGAACTTCTGCAGCCAGCTCCTCTCTGAAAAATAGCTGCCCATTCTCATGCCGGCATAGACGAACAATGAACTCATACAGGCAACCGTCAAAGCCAGATAGCCGGGCGAAAAGCCCAATAAGGCAGCACCGATCCCGGCTCCGAATGCATCAAGAGACAGGGCGAGACCGAGCATGACGGCTTCGATTCCATTGATTGTACCCGATCGGTCAAAGTCTGCCGACATCGGCTTCTTCAAAATATTGATAACAATGCCAAGTGATTTAATCTCAAAATTCAGGATGATTTTTTCATGACAGAGCATCTCTGACTGGTCATTGCGAAAAAACTGGAATAACACCCATCCGCCCAATACTATCAAGACAGTGCCACCAATTGTCTCTGCCAATTCAGGTGAAAAAAAGCTCTCAAGAAAATGTCCGATCATCATGGCAGCCATCAGAACGGCCGCTGAACAGACCGCAATAACAGCAATCGATTTAACCGGGATTTTCATTTTCCGCAATCCATACGTTAACCCTACACTGAAACTGTCAAGACTGACAGCGAATGCAAGTAAAAGCAGGGAGATTATTTGTGCCATAAACTGAGCTCCTTCCTGTCAATCGCTACGTTAGTATATGGAAGGAGCCTAGATATGGTGAGAAAATCAACAGGCGATTATATGTTCACAGTTTTTGGCATGTTGGACAGAAGTGGGTACCCCGTCCTCCGACGACTGTTTTTTCCAGTGGTGTGCCACACACCTTGCATGGTTCATTTTTTCGGCCATACACCAGCAGCTGTAGCTGGAACATGCCGATCTGCCCCTGTGAATTGACATAGGATCGGATTGTGCTGCCGCCCTTCTCTACAGCCTCAGAGAGAGTACTGACAATTTCCCGGTAGAGGACAGCTTCTTCCTCCCGAGACAATGAGTTCGCAATTCGTTCCGGGTGGATTTTCGACCGGAAAAGCGCCTCATCGACATAAATATTCCCGAGACCGACAAGGATCTTTTGATCAAGCAGTGCAGGCTTTATTTTCCGGTTGGTCCTTTTAAGCTTTTCCGAAAGCCATTCTACTGAGAAGTCTCCTGAAAATGGCTCAGGTCCCAAATCAGCGAGCGGCTGCGAATCGAATTCCGTCCCTTTGGCGTAAAGGTGCATTGTCCCAAATTTGCGGACATCCTTATAGCGCAATTCTTTCCCATCGGTAAAATGAAAAATGACATGGGTATGTTTTTCAACAGGTTCATCTGCGCTGAACAAACCGTATTTCCCTTCCATTCTAAGATGGGAGACAAGCGCATAGTCATCTGTATAAAATATCAGGAATTTGCCTCTCCTGCCGATTTCACTGATTGTCTGACCGCGTAGGGCATCATTAAATTGCTCAACTTCACTCGGCTTTTTGATCATCTTGGGCCAAAAAACCGACACCTGGCTAATTTTTTTGCCAACTGCAAGTACCTCAAGCGTGCCCCTGACGGTTTCTACTTCTGGAAGCTCAGGCATCCTATCCCGCCTTTCTTTTTTTCTCTCTTGTCTTTCCTTTACTTCGCATCATACCAGGTTGGACCGTATGAGAAGTCCACCTTCAAAGGAACCTTTAATTCGATTGCATTTTCCATGACATCCGGGACTATTTTCTTCAGCTGCTCAATTTCATCCTGCGGCGCCTCGAAAATCAATTCATCGTGCACCTGGAGGAGCAGCCTAGTCTTCAAGCCTTCTTCACGCAGCCTTTCAGCCATATCGATCATCGCTTTTTTGATGATATCAGCAGCGCTTCCCTGTATAGGCGTATTCATCGCTGTCCGTTCCGCAAAACTTCTCAGGTTGAAGTTGCGCGCAGTGATTTCCGGTATATACCTGCGTCGGTGCAACAATGTCTGGACATACCCTTTCGCCTTCGCATCTATCACGATTTCATCCATATAGTCTTTTACCCCAGGGTAGCTCTCAAGATAGCGTTCGATGAATTCTCCGGCTTCCTTCCTCGTGATGTTCAGGCTCTGGGATAAACCATAATCGCTGATTCCGTAAACAATCCCGAAGTTTACCGCTTTCGCATGGCGGCGCATATTTGAAGTGACCTCATCTTTTCCGACATGGAAAACTTCCATCGCTGTCTTAGTATGAATATCCATGTCATGGCGGAATGCATCGATCAGTTTTTCGTCCCCGGCTATATGGGCAAGGACACGCAATTCAATTTGCGAATAGTCAGCCGCAAAAATCACCCAGTCTTTCTCTGAAGGAACGAATGCCTGCCTGATTTTCCGGCCTTCTTCAAGTCGAATCGGAATATTCTGCAGGTTAGGGTCCGTTGAACTGAGCCTCCCTGTAGCGGTGAGGGCCTGGTTGAACCTTGTATGGACTTTTTCGGTTTCCTTATTTACAACCTTTTGCAGCCCCTCAATATAGGTTGATTGCAGCTTGCCAAGCTGGCGATAATTTAGGATTTCTTCGATGATTTTATGCTTAGGCGCCAATTTTTCCAGTACGTCTGCTGAAGTTGAATAACCGGTCTTCGTCTTTTTGGCAGCAGGAAGACCCAGTTTTTCGAACAGAATGACACCTAATTGCTTCGGTGAATTGATATTGAATTGTTCTCCTGCCATTTCGAAAATCTTCATTTCGATTTCAGCAAGACGCCCTTTGATTTCTTCGCCCATGTTTTCAAGGCGGACCATATCAAGCTTGACGCCAAGGTATTCCATATCCGCCAGCACCAGTGACAATGGCATTTCCAGGCTGCTGAACAAATCGTGCTGGTCGTTATCCAACAGTTCCTGCTCAAGCTTTTCCTTTAAGGACACCAGAACATCTGCTTTGCGCACCAGGTGTTCCCCTAGTATTGCTTCATCCGGTATCTTCCGTCTGGCTCCTTTTCCATAGACCGCTTCATCAGACTGTACGCTTATGAAGCCATGCTGCCTGGCTATGGCAGCCAGGTCGTCCGGCGATTCGGAAGGATTGATGATATAGGATGCTAGTGATACATCGAATTCGGCGCCTTTCAGATGGATTCCGTGATGGCGCAAGGAAACCTCGGAACGTTTCGCATCATAGACTGTCTTTTTGCTGGACTCATCTTCTGCCCATTTTTTGAACTCTTCAGACTCCAAAGCGGTTTGCACAGGCAGATAATAGTGCCCGTTTTCATTCACCACCGCAAAACCGATGATATCAGCATAGTGATAGTTATCCTCAAGCACCTCGACATAAAAGCCGTTGTCTTTCGCAAAAATGTTTGGATCGACTGCCTCGAGCTGTTTGAACTCAATGTCTTCAAGCTCGACATTTTCAGTCACTGCTTCCGCGCCAAGCTTGTCCAATAACGAGTTGAATCCCAGTTCCTTGAACATCTTCACCAGCTTCTCGTTCTCTGCGCCTTCATATTCAAGTTCGCTTAACTCGATTCCCACCGGAGCTTCACGGGTGATGGTCGCAAGTTCTTTGCTCATGATCGCCTGGTCTTTGAATTCCTCAAGCTTTTCCTTGAGTTTTTTCCCGTTGACCTGATCAATCGATTCAATCAGCTTTTCAAGCGTGCCATGCTCTTTCAGCAGCTTGATAGCCGTCTTTTCCCCTACACCAGGAACTCCGGGTATATTATCTGATGCATCCCCCATAAGTCCTTTCATATCAATGATTTGTTGTGCTGTCAGCCCGTATTTCTCCAGGATATGCTCCGGGGTGTACTCCTCGATATCCGTGATGCCCTTCCGGGTGATGCTGACTGTCGTTTTGTCAGAACTCAACTGAGTCAAGTCCTTATCACCAGATATGACCTTCGTTTCAAACCCTTCTTTTTCAGCAAACAAACTTAATGTACCGATGATATCATCGGCTTCATAATTTTCCAGCTCATATTGGGCGATCCCGTATGCTGTCAGTAATTCACGGATGAATGGGAATTGCTCGGAAAGCTCCGGCGGCGTCTTTTGCCTGCCACCTTTATATTCACTGAATGTTTTATGCCTGAACGTCGTTTTTCCTGCATCGAACGCAACGAGAATATGAGTAGGCTTTTCATCCTCGAGAATCTTCATCAGCATCATGGTAAAACCGTAAACTGCATTTGTATGTATCCCTTTTTCATTATTCAACAGCGGCAAAGCGAAAAATGCGCGGTAGGCGATACTATTGCCGTCAATCAATACAAGCTTCTTGGACATGTCATTCCTCCTCCAGTATCATGGGAATTTTATATAAAAAAAGACCGTTAGATTCCTTCCTATTTTATCATGAGAGATGATAGAAAGAAAAATAACGGCCTTTGTCAGCCTTCTATTAATCTGTGTAACCCATCAGCATCCTTGCGTAAGGTGAATCAGATGGGAGGACAATGACGGTCTCGCCGTTGATTGTCTTTTTATAGGATTCCAGGGTACGGAACATGGTATAAAACTCTGGATCTTTTGAGAATGTTTGATTATATACTTTTGCGGCTTCCCCTTCTCCTTCACCGCGGATGGTTTCTGCGTCAGCTGTCGCCTTTGCCAAAATCTCTTTTACTTCACGGTCTGTCTGGGCAATGACCCTGTTCTTTTCAGCATCACCCATTGATAGATATTCCTGCGCCTTTGTTTCACGTTCGGAGATCATACGAGTGAAGACCGATTTCTCGTTTTCCGCAGGAAGATCTGTTCTTTTCATCCGGACATCTGTAACAACGACACCATAGTTGCCGCCAGCCAGCAATTCATTGACCTTTTCAGTCACCCTGTCATTCAATGAACCACGTGAGGATTTTTCATCGTTGATGATTTCATCATAGTCTAGCTGCCCCAGTTCAGAACGGACAACAGAGTAGATGAATTCTTCCATGCGCGATTCCGCACCTTCAAGCGTCCTTGCATTGGAAATCATTTTTTTCGGATCTTCAATTCGCCAGATCGCGTAA belongs to Mesobacillus sp. AQ2 and includes:
- the polA gene encoding DNA polymerase I translates to MSKKLVLIDGNSIAYRAFFALPLLNNEKGIHTNAVYGFTMMLMKILEDEKPTHILVAFDAGKTTFRHKTFSEYKGGRQKTPPELSEQFPFIRELLTAYGIAQYELENYEADDIIGTLSLFAEKEGFETKVISGDKDLTQLSSDKTTVSITRKGITDIEEYTPEHILEKYGLTAQQIIDMKGLMGDASDNIPGVPGVGEKTAIKLLKEHGTLEKLIESIDQVNGKKLKEKLEEFKDQAIMSKELATITREAPVGIELSELEYEGAENEKLVKMFKELGFNSLLDKLGAEAVTENVELEDIEFKQLEAVDPNIFAKDNGFYVEVLEDNYHYADIIGFAVVNENGHYYLPVQTALESEEFKKWAEDESSKKTVYDAKRSEVSLRHHGIHLKGAEFDVSLASYIINPSESPDDLAAIARQHGFISVQSDEAVYGKGARRKIPDEAILGEHLVRKADVLVSLKEKLEQELLDNDQHDLFSSLEMPLSLVLADMEYLGVKLDMVRLENMGEEIKGRLAEIEMKIFEMAGEQFNINSPKQLGVILFEKLGLPAAKKTKTGYSTSADVLEKLAPKHKIIEEILNYRQLGKLQSTYIEGLQKVVNKETEKVHTRFNQALTATGRLSSTDPNLQNIPIRLEEGRKIRQAFVPSEKDWVIFAADYSQIELRVLAHIAGDEKLIDAFRHDMDIHTKTAMEVFHVGKDEVTSNMRRHAKAVNFGIVYGISDYGLSQSLNITRKEAGEFIERYLESYPGVKDYMDEIVIDAKAKGYVQTLLHRRRYIPEITARNFNLRSFAERTAMNTPIQGSAADIIKKAMIDMAERLREEGLKTRLLLQVHDELIFEAPQDEIEQLKKIVPDVMENAIELKVPLKVDFSYGPTWYDAK
- a CDS encoding protease modulator HflC; translation: MADQKVIDLKERGGGSFNWRNYTKMGIFLIILIALLVFIFTNVFVVKQGEYKVVRQFGEVVRIIKEPGLNYKVPFIQSVSTLPKYQMTYDVSQAEINTKDKKRILIDNYAIWRIEDPKKMISNARTLEGAESRMEEFIYSVVRSELGQLDYDEIINDEKSSRGSLNDRVTEKVNELLAGGNYGVVVTDVRMKRTDLPAENEKSVFTRMISERETKAQEYLSMGDAEKNRVIAQTDREVKEILAKATADAETIRGEGEGEAAKVYNQTFSKDPEFYTMFRTLESYKKTINGETVIVLPSDSPYARMLMGYTD